The window GGGAGCGGGGACACCGTTCTTCGCCCAGTTCCCGTCCCCGCCGCAGTCCACCACCGAGGTCGACTTCCAGATCCCCACCATGCCCACTGCGACGATCAAGATCTCGGGGTGACGACGCTCATGAAGTCACCTACCCACTCACCCGCCGCAGCCCGAAGGGTGCTTCGTTCGCGCCTCGGTCTCACCGCTGCCGCAGCCGTCGTCCTCGGCACCTCGGCACTCTGGGGCGCGACCCCGGTCTCCGCGGATGACAATCCCACTGCTGTTCCCAGCGCGTCACCGCCGGTCGAGGTCGACGCGAACTCGCCCGGCCTCATGCTCGGCGACGGGGCGACGCTCGGCGACGTGCGCGTACTCGACATCAAGTCGATCGTGGAGGACATGGGGGGTGAGGAACGCCGTGAGGACACCAATGCGGACATCACCTTCGCCCTCCAGGCCGAGGTGCTGTTCGGCAAGGACAGCGCCAAACTGAGCGGAGCCGCTACGGCTCGCATCAACGCCATCGCTGCCGAGATCGAGGCGCAGAAGGCATCTAACGTGCGCGTCTTCGGGTTCACGGACAACCTCGGCTCCTCGGCGCACGGAGACGTTCTGTCCAAGCAACGCGCGAACGCTGTGCAAGGGGTTCTCGTCCAGAAGATCCCCAGCGTCACCTTCGAGATCCGTGGCTACGGTGAGCAGTACCCGATCGCGAGCAATGACACCGAAGAGGGCCGCAAGAAGAACCGGCGCGTGGAGGTCTCCTTCCCACGCACCAGCGGCTCGCAGAGCTGAAGGACCTGAACGGGGGCGGCACCCCCGACCGCCAGGCGGTCCGGGGTGCCGCTCGTTCCTGTCAGGATGCCGCGACCGACCGCCCCCTCAGAACCGCATCGCGACGAATCCCGCCAGCAGCCCCAGCGCGAACAGCCCCAGCACCACGGCGAACACCGTCGGCATCAGTATCGGGCCCCAGGAGCCCGGCCCCGCCACCGTCGCCCGCCCGGCCGGGTCCGCGGGGTCGTAGGAGACGCGGACCGGTGCGCCGACCTCGAAGCCGAACGGGCCCGGGGCGTGGTCGGTGAACTCCACCTCGCGTCCGTCGGGGGCGCGGAACGCGAAGACGTACTCCGTGCGGTAGCGGTTCTCCATGTCGGAGCCGCGGTCGACGACGCGCCGCCGCGCGCACCGGCCCTCGGCGCGTTCGCCGCTGCGGACCAGTCGCAGCACCCGGGCGAGCCGGAGGCCGGAACGGACCGCGAACGCGCCCAGGAACAGGCCGAACAGCAGCAGGAAGGTGGCCGTGCCACCGGGCAGTACGT is drawn from Streptomyces sp. NBC_00178 and contains these coding sequences:
- a CDS encoding OmpA family protein, translated to MKSPTHSPAAARRVLRSRLGLTAAAAVVLGTSALWGATPVSADDNPTAVPSASPPVEVDANSPGLMLGDGATLGDVRVLDIKSIVEDMGGEERREDTNADITFALQAEVLFGKDSAKLSGAATARINAIAAEIEAQKASNVRVFGFTDNLGSSAHGDVLSKQRANAVQGVLVQKIPSVTFEIRGYGEQYPIASNDTEEGRKKNRRVEVSFPRTSGSQS
- a CDS encoding DUF3592 domain-containing protein; this translates as MDVLPGGTATFLLLFGLFLGAFAVRSGLRLARVLRLVRSGERAEGRCARRRVVDRGSDMENRYRTEYVFAFRAPDGREVEFTDHAPGPFGFEVGAPVRVSYDPADPAGRATVAGPGSWGPILMPTVFAVVLGLFALGLLAGFVAMRF